One genomic region from Sphingobacterium multivorum encodes:
- a CDS encoding Crp/Fnr family transcriptional regulator, giving the protein MINLLIENIVKYVELEPEEKRKIAAVVSLKKVKRREMLLQVGEVQKSIIFVVKGCLRSYALDHKGFEHVLQFAPNNFWIGDLTSLKLKHPSILYIDAIFESEILVISHTDFEALYHAVPKLERCFRILYERSIAASQRRIVERQTLPAFERYLCFLNRFPDLCHILPKRMIASYIGVTPEFFSRLVHLSFKHKKE; this is encoded by the coding sequence ATGATTAATTTGCTTATTGAAAATATCGTCAAGTACGTGGAACTGGAACCTGAAGAAAAGAGAAAGATAGCAGCAGTGGTCTCGCTGAAGAAAGTGAAACGGAGGGAAATGCTCCTACAGGTTGGAGAAGTTCAAAAATCGATCATTTTTGTGGTGAAAGGCTGCCTGCGCAGTTATGCTTTGGATCATAAGGGATTTGAACACGTACTGCAATTTGCACCAAACAACTTTTGGATAGGTGATCTAACCAGCTTGAAGCTGAAGCACCCGAGCATTCTTTACATCGATGCGATATTTGAAAGTGAGATCCTGGTAATTTCCCATACAGACTTTGAAGCACTTTACCATGCCGTTCCAAAGCTGGAACGTTGTTTTCGAATATTATATGAAAGATCCATCGCAGCATCGCAGCGCCGGATTGTTGAAAGGCAAACGCTGCCGGCATTTGAACGGTATCTTTGCTTTCTAAACAGATTTCCCGATTTATGCCACATATTGCCCAAGCGGATGATCGCATCTTACATCGGTGTTACACCTGAGTTTTTCAGCCGACTGGTGCATTTATCGTTTAAGCATAAAAAAGAATAA
- a CDS encoding AraC family transcriptional regulator, which produces MNRTRCLERNFEEYQNKLDSNNEVLYYPLIGKSDTTEICRHDFFLLLLVESGTGIHTIDFIDHQIRPGQLHLVLPAQLHLLEISKDAVVHQFLIATEIFKIFAGSFRFGMAVYRKSPVFDLNEEEFLSLSNEFLGIRRDIENKEMFRKLVVARLFVIGYYVSQMAAQLVEDKTVYKGHPLLFEFLALIDKYYTSHRMVAFYAEKLKVTPNYLNVLCKKDFYCKATELVDDRVLLEAQRLLIAGVSIKETAFELNFSDVSYFSRYFKLRTAQTPKSFRDMYLL; this is translated from the coding sequence ATGAATAGAACAAGATGTTTGGAGCGTAACTTTGAAGAATACCAAAATAAGCTGGATTCAAATAACGAGGTGTTGTACTATCCGCTGATCGGCAAGTCGGACACAACAGAAATATGCCGGCATGATTTTTTTCTGCTCTTGCTGGTTGAAAGTGGCACAGGAATCCATACAATTGATTTTATCGATCATCAGATAAGACCGGGGCAGTTGCATCTCGTCCTTCCCGCCCAGCTGCATCTGCTTGAAATCAGCAAGGATGCTGTGGTACATCAGTTCCTGATCGCTACAGAAATATTTAAAATATTTGCTGGGTCTTTCCGTTTTGGAATGGCGGTTTATCGCAAAAGCCCGGTATTTGATCTGAATGAGGAGGAGTTTTTAAGTCTGTCGAACGAATTTTTAGGTATCCGTCGAGATATTGAAAACAAGGAAATGTTTAGGAAGCTCGTTGTTGCCCGGTTATTTGTCATAGGCTATTATGTGAGTCAGATGGCTGCTCAATTGGTGGAGGATAAGACCGTATACAAAGGTCACCCGCTACTATTTGAATTCTTGGCACTTATAGATAAATATTATACGAGTCATCGAATGGTTGCTTTCTACGCAGAGAAATTGAAGGTGACCCCCAATTACCTGAATGTACTGTGTAAAAAAGATTTTTATTGTAAAGCAACTGAGCTTGTCGACGACAGGGTTTTATTGGAAGCGCAAAGATTGTTGATAGCCGGGGTTTCTATTAAAGAAACGGCTTTTGAGCTCAATTTTTCCGATGTGTCTTATTTTTCAAGATATTTTAAACTTCGGACAGCACAAACGCCCAAAAGTTTTCGGGACATGTACTTGCTATAG
- a CDS encoding helix-turn-helix domain-containing protein codes for MKKKKYKTELFKDFQQKQGLPGDIICYEIDQPLYQAIPRGLDFFSFMLFEHGSGTHTIDFVEYPIYDRQIHLIFPGQVHTWRIEGNVKLHLIFVAGATFSIMEDYLVYPVEYYMKNPTLSLCTENFEAILSEFNGIKRELRNEHWLSEIIFSKFRVISLMVNREMLGRIDRGSYGKPEALFTRFSILIIEYCRENRKVSFYAEKLGISANYLNILCKKHLNMTANSFIAKEVLNEAKHELIISKKSIKEIALELKFNDIAGFSNYFKRHAGISPRQFIIDQRRVD; via the coding sequence ATGAAAAAGAAAAAATACAAGACGGAATTATTTAAGGATTTTCAACAAAAGCAGGGACTTCCCGGTGATATTATCTGTTATGAAATTGACCAGCCTCTTTATCAGGCTATACCTAGAGGGCTGGATTTCTTTTCATTTATGCTGTTCGAACATGGGAGTGGTACGCATACCATCGATTTTGTGGAATACCCGATTTATGACCGTCAGATCCATTTGATTTTTCCTGGTCAGGTTCATACCTGGCGTATTGAGGGCAACGTGAAGCTGCACCTCATTTTTGTTGCGGGGGCGACTTTCAGCATCATGGAGGATTACCTGGTCTATCCCGTGGAATATTATATGAAAAATCCCACGCTGAGCCTTTGCACCGAGAATTTTGAGGCGATTCTCAGTGAGTTCAATGGCATTAAAAGAGAGCTAAGAAATGAACATTGGCTTTCGGAAATCATATTCTCTAAATTCCGCGTAATTAGCCTGATGGTCAATCGGGAGATGCTGGGCAGAATCGATCGCGGAAGCTATGGGAAGCCAGAGGCGCTATTTACCCGATTTTCGATATTGATTATTGAATATTGCAGAGAGAACAGAAAGGTTAGTTTCTATGCAGAAAAATTGGGAATCTCGGCAAACTACTTAAATATACTCTGCAAAAAGCATCTCAATATGACGGCGAATTCTTTTATTGCCAAAGAAGTCCTGAACGAAGCCAAACATGAGCTTATCATTTCTAAAAAATCCATCAAGGAAATTGCTTTAGAACTGAAATTTAACGATATCGCTGGTTTTTCAAATTACTTTAAAAGACATGCGGGTATTTCGCCCAGACAATTTATAATTGACCAAAGAAGAGTGGACTAG
- a CDS encoding helix-turn-helix domain-containing protein, with protein sequence MMGRTVWTYLLSFFIPFFCNAQFASTLKREKDLLMQYDSLEYNDIGQITSGDKIKRILHAAKQFNFEAGVLRGLILLQRNALRQGDYVLSENYGNEAEQLAHKQANEYALSLIHVNRVAATMGLGFYSEAKEMLKSATFRDKIKNKVDRNLYLSNKNMLLAGVFSHQDSNDSVLYYTKKSLEFVESIPTNDLSEYQKIRYYYLRIFQLMNMGITYTYKCNPPKLNLAETYFQNALQFSNTHPQYFKLCDIEVYESVSAFYLTKGDYNKCIEFSKKVLQHEKIKNKPEERLDAYSELKDAYKALGNSAEELKYLRLYTILSDSLTKAQKKNAIDLSRKKIVELKEKTKTTYSNRNMAIVAIAILFSLSAVTGVSYYTTKKQRRYRKNYDQLIEGLQIPQERSYEATNEEKAGSLKKIIISENAQKKLLKKLETFERTEKFLRKEMTLTSLSNLLGTNPKYLSEVIKNHRAQNFNSYINSLKINFIVQKLYNEPEYRAYKISYLAEKCGYASPQVFVIAFKKERGVTPSYFISQLKTGSDD encoded by the coding sequence ATGATGGGTAGAACTGTGTGGACATATCTATTATCTTTCTTTATTCCATTCTTCTGTAATGCGCAATTTGCAAGTACTTTAAAAAGGGAAAAAGATCTCTTGATGCAATATGACAGTCTGGAATATAATGATATTGGCCAAATAACAAGCGGCGATAAGATCAAGCGCATCCTTCATGCTGCAAAGCAATTTAATTTTGAAGCAGGTGTGCTTCGCGGACTAATTCTTCTTCAACGGAATGCGTTAAGACAGGGTGATTATGTCTTATCTGAAAATTACGGTAATGAAGCAGAGCAGTTAGCACATAAACAGGCAAATGAGTACGCTTTAAGTTTGATTCACGTCAATCGCGTAGCAGCAACTATGGGATTGGGGTTCTATTCTGAAGCAAAAGAAATGCTAAAATCAGCAACATTCAGGGACAAAATAAAAAACAAAGTAGACCGCAACCTTTATCTTTCCAATAAAAATATGCTTCTCGCTGGAGTTTTCTCGCATCAGGACAGCAATGATTCTGTACTTTATTATACCAAAAAGAGTCTGGAATTTGTCGAGTCAATTCCTACAAATGATCTATCCGAATATCAAAAAATCAGGTATTACTACTTGCGTATCTTCCAATTGATGAATATGGGAATAACTTATACGTATAAGTGCAATCCACCAAAATTGAACCTAGCAGAAACGTATTTCCAGAATGCCCTGCAATTTTCGAATACACATCCACAATATTTCAAACTCTGTGATATTGAAGTATACGAATCTGTGAGCGCATTTTATCTGACAAAAGGCGATTACAATAAATGTATTGAATTTTCCAAAAAGGTACTACAACATGAAAAAATAAAGAATAAACCTGAAGAACGGCTAGATGCCTATAGCGAATTGAAAGACGCTTATAAAGCACTGGGAAACAGCGCGGAAGAACTTAAATATCTACGCTTATATACCATCCTAAGCGATAGCCTAACGAAAGCTCAAAAAAAGAATGCCATCGATCTGTCCAGAAAGAAAATTGTCGAATTAAAAGAAAAGACAAAAACAACTTATTCGAATCGCAATATGGCGATTGTCGCTATCGCCATATTGTTTAGCCTAAGTGCAGTGACAGGAGTTTCCTATTACACAACAAAAAAGCAGCGTCGTTATCGCAAAAATTATGATCAACTCATTGAAGGACTCCAGATACCCCAAGAAAGATCATACGAAGCTACTAACGAAGAAAAAGCCGGGAGCTTGAAAAAAATCATTATTTCCGAAAATGCACAAAAAAAATTGCTCAAGAAGCTTGAAACTTTTGAGCGAACAGAGAAATTCCTCCGAAAAGAAATGACTCTAACTTCACTTTCCAACTTGCTGGGCACAAACCCTAAGTATCTATCTGAGGTGATCAAAAATCATAGGGCGCAGAACTTCAACAGCTACATTAATAGTCTAAAAATAAACTTCATAGTCCAAAAATTATACAATGAACCCGAGTATCGGGCATACAAAATTAGCTATCTGGCAGAAAAATGTGGCTATGCCTCACCGCAGGTTTTTGTCATCGCTTTTAAGAAAGAACGTGGTGTTACCCCCTCCTATTTTATCAGTCAGCTAAAAACAGGTTCCGACGATTAA
- a CDS encoding fimbrillin family protein, translating to MIKLKRFLNSIPVKTALLFLAAGISLFSCKRDDNTTTASEGVVVKVKMEGIASEDPTPIKIGSTNAGTGSQNSAQQAIIPFGNNLSLVATLTPTVSSQGSLQASSRLRAAGSTTDKMDSGKKYTVLVYETASGNYVSQKTYTTGSEQAEGNITGLAANTSYDFVVVSYNDVVAPSWTDTQSKSSEAVLTGVNGNTDLMYFKTTMTVSNVSANQLNITLKHKFSQITTKIDASTIGNISAVSANIAPHYPTANIKLSDAALSYNGSATSAQVPFSALGSSIVSSVPTLVCIGTAAPAVFNIPSITINGVTKSNLQVSGLRIAPGVKYNLNLTIKASDGVQIGNLIWAKGNLAYNGPSNGTGTYSFDDPSHLGLTYEPTHYWRFDSNLIPDDGTRPSPPNPFDNNICAKMGAGWRIPTFAEFQTLVASPLGGGTNNPSGQADDSPLTSYIFFNASNGDKLYFYKSGTYKRNGGTAMRQKGFGGYQISDGGGNGTGNINVAVFDGGTLTFSLDSENIDDRYPIRCVKDVTP from the coding sequence ATGATAAAATTAAAACGATTTTTAAACAGTATACCGGTCAAAACGGCGCTATTGTTTTTGGCTGCGGGGATCAGTCTATTTTCTTGTAAACGTGATGATAATACAACAACGGCAAGCGAGGGCGTCGTTGTTAAAGTTAAAATGGAGGGGATTGCAAGTGAGGATCCGACCCCGATTAAGATTGGTTCCACGAATGCGGGGACAGGATCTCAGAACTCAGCCCAGCAAGCAATTATTCCCTTTGGCAATAATCTGTCCTTAGTTGCGACATTAACACCAACGGTGTCGTCACAGGGATCACTGCAGGCTTCTTCCCGATTGAGAGCGGCTGGCAGTACCACGGATAAAATGGATTCAGGGAAGAAATATACGGTGTTAGTATACGAAACAGCTTCAGGAAATTATGTTTCTCAAAAAACATATACAACAGGCAGTGAACAAGCTGAAGGAAATATCACGGGTTTAGCAGCTAATACTTCTTATGACTTTGTTGTCGTTTCCTATAACGATGTCGTTGCCCCAAGTTGGACGGATACACAGAGTAAATCGAGTGAAGCGGTATTAACGGGTGTAAATGGCAATACAGACTTGATGTATTTCAAGACAACGATGACCGTCTCCAATGTTAGCGCAAATCAATTAAATATAACTTTAAAGCATAAGTTTAGCCAGATTACAACAAAAATTGACGCTTCTACAATAGGTAATATTTCTGCTGTAAGCGCCAATATTGCTCCACATTATCCGACAGCAAACATCAAACTTTCGGATGCTGCGCTCAGCTATAATGGATCTGCTACCTCAGCACAAGTACCTTTTTCTGCTCTGGGTAGCTCTATTGTAAGCAGTGTTCCTACACTTGTTTGTATCGGCACCGCTGCACCTGCTGTATTTAATATTCCCTCGATTACGATTAACGGTGTTACCAAAAGCAACCTCCAAGTTAGTGGATTGCGCATCGCTCCAGGGGTAAAATATAATCTTAATCTAACCATAAAGGCATCCGATGGCGTACAGATCGGCAACCTGATCTGGGCGAAGGGTAATTTAGCTTACAACGGTCCTTCAAATGGCACAGGTACCTATTCCTTCGATGATCCATCCCACCTTGGACTGACTTATGAACCGACCCATTATTGGAGATTTGATTCTAATCTGATTCCGGATGATGGTACACGTCCAAGTCCTCCAAATCCTTTTGATAACAATATTTGTGCGAAAATGGGTGCTGGCTGGAGAATTCCAACTTTCGCAGAATTCCAAACGCTAGTAGCTAGCCCATTGGGAGGTGGCACAAACAACCCGAGTGGTCAGGCCGATGATAGTCCGCTGACTTCTTATATTTTCTTTAATGCATCAAATGGCGATAAACTCTATTTCTATAAGTCTGGAACTTACAAGAGAAACGGTGGCACGGCGATGAGACAAAAAGGTTTCGGAGGTTACCAGATTTCCGATGGTGGTGGCAATGGTACCGGCAATATTAATGTTGCGGTATTTGATGGTGGCACGCTTACCTTCAGCCTGGATTCTGAAAATATCGACGATCGTTATCCTATTCGTTGCGTTAAGGATGTGACTCCTTAA
- a CDS encoding response regulator has product MSHKIKLVFADDSVFQQIMIKALVRNIGSYDLLFTCRDGNELLYELERALILPEICIIDLHMPVMNGVETAKEIKERFPTIKLFGYTSTQRGEEIDCLKQSGVLKVFGKSQPRNMLNEIGLLMNKEMKNLYTMARK; this is encoded by the coding sequence ATGAGTCATAAAATAAAACTGGTTTTTGCTGATGATAGTGTCTTTCAGCAAATCATGATAAAGGCATTGGTTCGAAATATAGGTAGCTATGATCTACTTTTTACCTGCAGGGATGGTAACGAACTTCTCTATGAACTGGAGCGAGCACTTATATTGCCTGAAATATGCATCATTGATCTTCATATGCCAGTCATGAATGGCGTGGAAACAGCCAAGGAGATAAAGGAAAGATTTCCAACAATAAAATTGTTTGGCTATACGTCCACTCAAAGGGGGGAAGAAATTGATTGCCTTAAACAGAGTGGAGTACTGAAAGTCTTTGGTAAAAGTCAGCCAAGAAATATGTTAAATGAGATCGGTCTGTTGATGAACAAAGAGATGAAGAATTTGTATACTATGGCGAGAAAGTAA
- a CDS encoding carboxypeptidase regulatory-like domain-containing protein, giving the protein MYKKNTKILLKMKLGTFMTLFGMLQISFGAIGQNISLSEKNSSLAKVFKKISTQTGYGFLVEGSLLRIARPVTIETSNTDINLVLAQIFKNQPLSFVLKDQSVIVSAKSMAAIPLPLSASIGNSTTQQQGYISGRIINENGEVLADASITLLRSGQSLKSKADGSYSLNLAPGTYTIEVSYISHQTKRITDIVVQSGKQTNLNIVLKSVVKSLEQVVVTGSYKQESVASLYAKQKNEATISNGISREQIAVLPDKNVGETLKRISGVSTNDNRRVVIRGIAERYNLAMMDGATLPSTDVQVRDFEFDIVPSNLIDNVIIHKSSSPDLSFGFGGGLVQINTLAIPVKNFTSFSVGSKYINGSTGKDFLGYGRGSLDYLAFDDGTRGNFPRDLTVFDGINYDPANPYKPVPEGVKPFTPEMIAAQNGRIGGLERLGTRKYTALPGQNYQFSLGRSYSGTKGVFGFVGSLSYRNEQSIDHISNFERGNWQKVEGTTFDVSTGKEIHPTTSTQYNFNSSLGALVNLGWNSKNHKITSRNFYSRMFNNQFSVIEGWGNDIGYDSRPAIREYDRPKFIDMLQNKLDGEHRFGNFKLEWNIARNQLNNREKDATEAWLAPIGFLNDTLYNVIPSHYANAGDGTFTRSEYHYTETNKIAEGALSYQTNWLGQKQTFKAGYQYMDRHGLFEWVSLPIVSVGANTFTPVNTWSKYLEFTDPLHGMFYYPAAFSVSAYEGKNINQAVYGLLDNRFNSWIRLVWGVRAEYFKYKSLQNGDNDLQMDARTIAMRKQRFVDPKTGKLVGMTADPETEEKTWRYLPSVSLTLTPIPDFNIRMAYSQSVVRPALIENSKMVRQDPALGGAYRRNEGVLSTLIDHYDMRFEWYPSIAEVISIGFFYKYFQNPIELYRQMMDSSHRIYVTTNNSEWAKVKGLEFDIRKNLGFMAPGSLLEDFNVSGNITLQSSEVQSAEFRAKSIGTDKYGNTFEYREKQFLKSKRPLYGQIPVVYNAAIQYAGDRLGANVAFNHMGYKTFMTAMSEDLIEYERPRNQLDAQLSYKLLKNKNLDLKLNLSNLLNSPFRFYVNRPETFKVQDRWKGLSNSEWPTQEWDEIYEWKFGFSQKYEEGYYETSEDGTKKMRIGDKETFNRKVGSSFSLSIGYTF; this is encoded by the coding sequence ATGTATAAAAAAAATACAAAAATACTATTGAAAATGAAGCTAGGCACCTTCATGACACTCTTTGGCATGCTACAGATCAGCTTCGGAGCAATAGGACAAAACATCAGTCTCTCCGAGAAGAACAGCTCCCTGGCCAAAGTATTCAAGAAAATAAGTACACAGACGGGGTATGGATTTCTGGTCGAGGGCAGCCTGCTGCGCATCGCCAGACCCGTTACCATAGAAACCAGCAATACCGACATCAATCTTGTATTGGCCCAAATTTTCAAAAACCAGCCGCTCAGCTTTGTGCTGAAGGATCAGTCTGTGATCGTTTCGGCAAAAAGCATGGCCGCTATCCCCCTTCCGCTATCCGCCAGCATCGGCAACAGCACCACCCAACAGCAAGGATATATCAGCGGACGAATCATCAATGAAAATGGGGAAGTCCTCGCCGATGCAAGCATTACGCTGCTCCGAAGCGGCCAATCCTTAAAAAGTAAAGCCGATGGCAGCTACAGCTTGAACCTCGCCCCCGGCACCTATACCATCGAAGTCAGCTACATTTCGCATCAGACAAAAAGAATCACCGACATCGTGGTGCAGTCCGGCAAACAGACCAATCTCAACATCGTTTTGAAGAGCGTGGTGAAAAGCCTGGAGCAGGTGGTCGTGACAGGAAGTTATAAACAGGAAAGTGTGGCTTCCTTATATGCCAAACAGAAGAATGAAGCCACCATCTCCAACGGGATCAGTCGCGAGCAAATTGCCGTTTTACCGGATAAAAACGTTGGTGAGACCCTCAAACGCATCTCCGGCGTCAGTACAAACGACAACCGTCGGGTGGTGATCCGCGGTATTGCCGAGCGTTACAACCTGGCCATGATGGATGGCGCCACCCTCCCCAGTACAGACGTGCAGGTACGGGACTTCGAATTTGATATTGTCCCCAGCAACCTGATCGACAATGTCATCATTCACAAATCTTCGTCCCCCGACCTGAGCTTTGGTTTTGGCGGTGGACTGGTACAGATCAACACCCTGGCCATTCCGGTCAAAAACTTCACTTCCTTTTCGGTGGGGAGTAAATATATCAATGGATCCACGGGCAAAGATTTCCTGGGTTATGGTCGCGGCAGCTTAGATTACCTCGCCTTTGACGATGGTACACGCGGTAATTTCCCGCGCGATCTGACCGTTTTCGACGGGATCAATTATGACCCTGCCAATCCCTATAAACCCGTGCCTGAAGGCGTGAAACCTTTTACACCGGAAATGATCGCTGCACAGAACGGGCGTATCGGCGGACTGGAGCGTTTGGGTACCCGAAAATATACGGCGCTACCCGGGCAAAACTACCAGTTCAGCCTGGGGCGGAGTTATAGTGGTACAAAGGGCGTCTTTGGATTTGTCGGCTCGCTCAGTTACCGAAATGAGCAATCTATTGATCACATCTCCAATTTTGAGCGCGGCAACTGGCAAAAAGTAGAGGGGACAACTTTCGATGTCAGCACGGGCAAAGAAATCCATCCAACGACCTCAACACAGTATAACTTTAATTCAAGCTTAGGCGCTTTGGTCAACCTGGGCTGGAACAGCAAAAATCACAAGATAACCTCGCGGAATTTCTATTCCCGGATGTTCAACAATCAGTTTTCCGTAATCGAAGGCTGGGGAAATGATATTGGTTACGATTCGAGGCCAGCTATCCGCGAATATGACCGTCCCAAATTTATCGATATGCTGCAGAATAAGCTGGATGGCGAACATCGGTTCGGCAATTTCAAACTCGAGTGGAATATTGCCCGCAATCAGCTGAACAACCGTGAGAAAGATGCCACCGAAGCCTGGCTCGCTCCGATCGGTTTCTTAAATGATACCCTTTATAATGTGATCCCTTCGCACTACGCCAATGCCGGTGACGGAACATTTACACGCTCCGAGTACCATTATACGGAGACCAACAAAATTGCGGAAGGTGCATTGAGCTACCAGACGAATTGGCTCGGGCAAAAGCAGACGTTCAAAGCCGGATACCAATATATGGATCGGCATGGCCTGTTCGAATGGGTTTCGCTGCCTATCGTTTCGGTCGGTGCCAATACCTTTACGCCTGTCAACACCTGGTCGAAATACCTGGAGTTTACAGATCCCTTACATGGCATGTTTTACTATCCAGCGGCATTCTCCGTCAGTGCTTACGAAGGGAAAAATATAAACCAGGCTGTCTATGGTCTACTCGACAATCGCTTCAACTCGTGGATCCGACTGGTCTGGGGTGTACGTGCCGAATACTTCAAGTATAAAAGCCTGCAAAATGGCGATAATGACCTGCAGATGGACGCCAGAACCATTGCGATGCGCAAGCAACGCTTTGTCGATCCCAAAACGGGCAAACTGGTGGGCATGACGGCCGATCCCGAAACCGAAGAGAAAACCTGGCGCTACCTGCCATCGGTGAGCCTAACATTGACGCCCATACCCGATTTCAACATCCGCATGGCCTACTCACAGTCCGTGGTGCGGCCGGCATTGATTGAAAACTCCAAGATGGTACGGCAGGACCCCGCATTGGGCGGTGCTTACCGTCGGAATGAAGGTGTGCTGTCGACCTTAATTGACCATTATGATATGCGTTTTGAATGGTATCCTTCCATTGCCGAAGTTATTTCCATCGGCTTTTTCTATAAATATTTTCAGAACCCAATCGAATTGTACCGGCAGATGATGGATTCGTCGCACCGCATCTATGTGACCACCAATAACTCGGAATGGGCCAAAGTAAAGGGACTGGAGTTTGATATCCGTAAAAACCTGGGCTTTATGGCGCCCGGTTCCCTATTGGAGGATTTCAATGTCAGCGGAAACATTACGCTTCAAAGTTCTGAAGTGCAGTCGGCCGAATTTAGGGCAAAGAGCATCGGCACCGATAAATACGGAAATACCTTTGAATACCGTGAAAAGCAATTCCTGAAAAGCAAGCGCCCACTTTATGGACAGATACCAGTGGTCTATAACGCGGCCATCCAATACGCCGGAGACCGCTTAGGAGCCAACGTAGCCTTTAACCATATGGGCTATAAAACCTTTATGACAGCCATGAGCGAAGATCTGATTGAATACGAGCGCCCGCGCAACCAACTCGACGCACAGTTAAGCTACAAATTGCTGAAAAACAAAAACCTCGATCTTAAACTGAACCTGAGCAATCTGTTGAACAGTCCGTTTCGCTTCTATGTGAACAGACCCGAGACGTTCAAAGTTCAGGATCGCTGGAAAGGGCTGTCAAACTCCGAATGGCCCACACAGGAATGGGACGAGATCTACGAATGGAAGTTTGGTTTTTCCCAGAAATATGAGGAAGGTTACTACGAGACCTCCGAAGACGGAACAAAAAAGATGCGCATAGGCGACAAAGAAACTTTTAACCGGAAAGTGGGCAGTTCCTTTAGCCTTTCCATCGGATATACCTTTTAA
- a CDS encoding FecR family protein, whose translation MDDQHQQIRDILAKYEAGTITEDELQVLENWYASFEANPDLIDRLSAEERVFRKSQLQEKIFDQIDAETSASTALPKKRSFLHPGNRLWQAAASLIFLCTVSFYIFKQQTDQSPTAAEKQSSSIHPAMDKAILTLGNGEKILLDESKNGELSSEGNIHINKLKPGNLVYTAGKNVDKVHVNTLTTPRGGRYQLTLADGTQVWLNAQSSISYPSAFRGSSREVSISGEVYFEVAHNAAMPFRVRSENQVIEVLGTHFNVNTYTSKSRTKTTLLSGSIALTNAHQRVILKPGEQGIVAGESMSIKNVDPAEVIAWKEGYFDFTDADIGSVVDELGRWYNVDIQYRGTPTSETFTGRIPRSWSFEKVLNLLKTFKSIQVEMQGRRLIVETK comes from the coding sequence ATGGACGATCAACATCAACAGATACGTGATATACTCGCTAAATACGAAGCCGGCACAATAACGGAGGATGAGCTCCAGGTTCTTGAAAATTGGTACGCTTCCTTTGAAGCCAATCCAGATCTCATCGACAGGTTAAGCGCCGAAGAGCGTGTATTCCGGAAAAGCCAATTGCAGGAAAAAATCTTCGATCAGATCGACGCGGAGACATCCGCATCGACCGCCCTTCCAAAGAAGCGATCCTTCCTTCATCCGGGAAATAGGCTATGGCAAGCAGCAGCATCCCTCATCTTCCTTTGCACGGTGTCGTTTTACATCTTCAAACAGCAGACAGACCAGTCACCTACCGCTGCTGAAAAGCAAAGCAGCAGCATTCATCCCGCAATGGATAAAGCCATCTTAACCCTCGGCAATGGTGAAAAAATCCTGCTGGACGAGTCCAAAAATGGCGAGCTCAGCAGCGAAGGAAATATCCATATCAACAAACTGAAACCCGGTAATCTGGTGTATACGGCCGGCAAGAACGTCGATAAGGTACATGTCAATACGCTTACTACCCCACGGGGTGGCCGCTACCAATTGACATTAGCCGACGGTACGCAAGTTTGGCTCAATGCACAGTCGTCGATCAGCTATCCTTCAGCCTTCCGGGGCTCGTCGCGCGAGGTGAGCATCAGCGGTGAGGTGTATTTTGAAGTGGCACACAATGCGGCTATGCCTTTCCGGGTACGCTCCGAAAATCAAGTGATTGAAGTACTGGGAACCCATTTTAATGTTAATACCTACACATCAAAATCCAGAACCAAAACAACCCTCCTGAGCGGCTCCATCGCCTTGACCAATGCGCATCAGCGCGTCATTCTCAAGCCTGGAGAACAGGGTATTGTTGCGGGAGAATCCATGTCCATTAAAAATGTGGACCCCGCGGAAGTGATCGCCTGGAAAGAGGGTTACTTTGATTTTACAGATGCCGATATCGGCAGCGTTGTGGACGAACTTGGCCGCTGGTACAATGTGGACATCCAGTATCGGGGTACCCCAACGAGCGAAACCTTTACCGGAAGAATCCCGCGGTCCTGGTCTTTTGAAAAAGTATTGAATCTATTAAAAACATTTAAAAGCATCCAGGTCGAGATGCAAGGAAGGAGGCTTATCGTAGAAACAAAATAA